A genomic window from Syntrophales bacterium includes:
- the pyrF gene encoding orotidine-5'-phosphate decarboxylase, translating to MKNRLNNNARERLIFALDIGEDINRALEWVELLKDHVGVFKVGKESYTRFGPELVLKIQEMGGKVFLDLKFHDIPNTVARAAEAAVKLGVSMFNLHALGGKKMMEETVIAVEKMVEKSGASMPCILAVTVLTSLNDDDLEMLGFSETAEEIVPNLARIARDAGVSGVVASARDVVSIRKICGEDFIIVTPGIRGSMKVAGDDQKRILTPGEAIRRGADFIVVGRPILMSDDPVSAADEICKEISEGLEQVRGQRSGVRSQNK from the coding sequence ATGAAAAACAGATTGAACAATAATGCGAGGGAAAGGTTAATATTCGCTCTTGATATTGGAGAGGACATTAACAGGGCATTGGAATGGGTTGAACTCCTTAAAGATCATGTGGGAGTATTTAAGGTCGGCAAAGAGTCCTACACCCGTTTCGGTCCGGAACTTGTTTTAAAGATACAGGAGATGGGAGGAAAGGTTTTTCTCGACCTGAAGTTTCATGACATTCCGAACACCGTTGCCAGAGCTGCCGAGGCAGCGGTGAAACTGGGTGTTTCCATGTTTAACCTGCATGCACTCGGTGGAAAAAAGATGATGGAGGAAACGGTCATTGCAGTTGAGAAAATGGTGGAGAAGTCCGGTGCTTCCATGCCATGTATCCTTGCTGTAACCGTTTTAACCAGTCTGAACGATGACGATCTTGAGATGTTAGGGTTCAGCGAGACGGCAGAAGAGATTGTTCCAAACCTGGCAAGAATTGCCCGTGATGCCGGTGTTTCCGGGGTTGTAGCGTCTGCCCGTGATGTAGTTTCTATAAGAAAGATATGCGGAGAAGATTTCATAATAGTGACGCCCGGTATCAGGGGAAGTATGAAGGTAGCGGGGGACGATCAGAAGAGAATATTAACTCCCGGAGAAGCCATAAGAAGGGGGGCCGATTTTATTGTCGTTGGGAGACCGATACTAATGTCAGACGATCCTGTAAGTGCGGCT
- the rpoZ gene encoding DNA-directed RNA polymerase subunit omega, with product MARITVEDALQKTKNRFALVLLAAKRAKQLLKGSKPLCDIRGNREIVGALREIAAGKVMLAHPEFIDRKKVEVKPPENEKQIEQ from the coding sequence ATGGCAAGAATTACCGTTGAAGATGCATTGCAAAAAACAAAAAATAGATTTGCCCTCGTGCTGCTGGCAGCCAAAAGGGCAAAACAGTTGCTTAAAGGTTCTAAGCCTCTTTGTGACATTAGGGGCAACAGGGAAATAGTGGGTGCCCTCAGGGAGATTGCTGCCGGAAAGGTCATGTTGGCGCATCCTGAATTTATTGACAGGAAGAAAGTAGAAGTGAAACCGCCCGAAAATGAAAAACAGATTGAACAATAA